In Pseudomonas sp. PDNC002, the DNA window ATCAGTCGATCGCCGCCAGTCATCACGGCGCGAAAGACATCGACGGCCTGCGCGCTGGCCCAATTGAGAAAATTGCCGCTCCAGGCGCGCGAACAGGCATGTCCGACTGCCGCCCCGGACGGCTGAAAGTAGCGTTCCGCCGGGCGGAAGGCATAGCACTTCTCCGCGTCGAAATAGCCGATGTAGGCCTCTCCCGGGGCGTAGACCGTGGCCGGATTGGCTGCCGCCGCAGTCGCCGCGTGCGCAGTCGAAGGCAGCACCACCAGGTTGCCGGGAGCGCCGCTGCCGATCTGCAACGGCGTCTGGCTGACCGGGCCGGCTTCTGCCGGGCAAGCGAGTACCAGCAATATCATCCCGGTGCAGAGCCACCCACATTCCATCGCCACCTCCCGGCGTCCTCAGCGAATCACGAAGATGCCGCCCAGTTTCGCGTGCGAAACCGGCTCGCCCGAAGGCTGGCGACGTTGGCCGTAGCCGACCGCACTCACCTCGATGGCCACGCCGTAGGTCGAAAGGCCCTTGCCGACCTCCAGCCCCTCGCTGTTCAGCGCACGCAGAAACTTCAGTCGATAGGCCGGCTTGCGTGCCGGCGGCACGGCATCGGCGACCGGATCGCTCCACTCGATCTCCGCGCCGACATCGTAGGCGGCAATGTCGGCGCCCATTCGCCGGTAGACCTCCTGGCCAGCCAGTTCCCCGGCCCGCAACGCCGCTTCCGCGCCCTGGAACGCCACCTGCCGATCACGCAGGTTGCCGGCCATGCGTTCCTCCAACTGCGCCATGCGCAAGCCTGCAAGACCAACGATCGTCAGCAGCAACAGCATGACCAACGAGACCAGCAGCACCGCGCCGCCCTGGGACTGATTACGCATCGTCATGACCCTCTTCATGGCGCGACATTGCGTAGCGCCGTTGTGCTGCCCATCGCACGGCGCAGCCGGCGCTCCGCGTCCAGCGGCAGCGTCCGCCCGTCAAAGACCAGGCTCGTCGGAACCTCGTCGACACCTCGCGCCTGACTCTGCAGCAGGAGATTGACGCGCACCGTGCGCACCGTGCGCCATTCACCAGCGGACATTTCCCGCGCGGCCTTGTAGGCGGTGACCACGCTTGCGTCGCCCGCGGCCACGCCATAGCGCAGGCTCAGGCCGGCAACGCCGGAAACCAGTTCGCTGGTTTGCGCGACCCCGCTGTTCTCGCTGTTGTCGGTGACGAACAATCCGGGATTGCCATCCACGCCACGGCCAATCCAGTAAATGAGGTAGCGGTAGGGATAGGCACGGGTCGCAGGCGGGAGGAAACGCTCCAGCGAGCGGTCCGCGACCAGCGCCGTCGCGCTTCCCGTGTTACGCACCAACAGGCACGACTGCTGATCGGAGATCAGGTAATAGGCGCCCGACGCCGCGCCACCTGCTGCGAGCGCCAAGGTACTGCCGGCGATCGCGCGTGCTTCGAGCGCGGGCTCGGTGGCGTACCGCAGCAGCAGGGCATCGGTATTCGCTACGCGCCCGGAGGGCACCCAGGCCGGTGTCGGCATGCCACTGCCGAATCCTTCCACGCCCGATTTCTCCAGCGCGTACTGCGCACTGGCGGAACCGCTGGCATTCACCAGGCCGCCGGAACAGGCGCCGATGAAGCCGGCGTTGCGCAAGTCCTGCCCGATGCTCTCCAAGGCGAAGCGCCCGCCCTCCTGCAGTTCGGACAAGGCAACGGCGGACTGATAGCTGCGCTTGCTGGCGAGCACGACATGGATGACGCCAACCAGCAGTACGAGGCTGAGCGCCATCGCGATCAGCAATTCCACCAGCGAGATGCCGTGCTGCGCGGACGGGCGCATGTCACAGTCCCGCGTGAAAAGTGAAGATTTCCCATGACTCGCCGCTGTCAGTCAGGCGTCGACGGGCACGACCATCGTCCCAGCGCACGGCAATGATCGCGCTGTACAAGTCGCCGTTGCGCACCACCCGCACCGATCCGCTGCCCGTTCCGCCAAGCGCTTCGCAGACGCTGCCAAGCCATTGGCTGAGGTCGAGCTGGGCGCGTGTCGAGCCGGACAGCGACGGGCATCCGCCAGCCGTTGCGCTGAAGCCTGTGTCATAGGAACCGGCACGCGCGGCAACGGGATTGGCGCGCAGCAGTTCGGCCATCTCGCTGGCCAGCCAGGAGGCCTGGGAGCGCTGCAGCGAGCTGTAGTTGGCGGCGATGCCGACGTTCTGCAACCCCGCCAACCCGAGCAGGCCGATGGAAAGAATGACGAGCGAAACCAGCAGCTCGATCAAGGTGAATCCCTTGCCCCGCAAGCGGCTGTCCATGCGTAACGCCTCGCCGGTGATGGGTCGTTCTGCAAGAGTGCAGGGCCATTCACGGCAAGGTCAGCCAGACCGGTTCCGGGAGTTTCCAGGGAAAATTCCTCCGGCAAACCATGATCGGACGGGGTGTTCGGAAGACGCGCAAGCAATCGTGCCGCTCATCCACAAGAGCCTGCCACCGATCCCGCCGAACGCGATTTCCAGCGCAGAAATGCAAAGGCCACCTCGCGGTGGCCTTTCTTCTGCATGGGGCTCGTCAGCTCCCCGATTGCTGCACGATTACCGTCTGCGCCGGCATCGGCGCCGGGAAGTCGGTGCCGAGCGCTTCCTTGATGGTGCGGTTGGTATCGAAGTAGACCTGCCAGTAGGCGTCGTTATGGCAGTACGGACGCACCGCGAGCACCGGGCCGACCAGGTTGAACTCGAGGATCTCCACGTCCACCGGCGGATCGCTCAGCACATTGGGAACCGCCGCGATGCGCTGCTTGAGGACGGCGGCGGCGGCCTGCCAGTCGGCGGCGCCGGAGAGCTGGGCTTTGAGATCCACGCGGCGGAAGGGGTTATGAGTGAAGTTCTGGATGTTGTCGCTGAAGATCTTGTTGTTGCCCACCAGGGTCAGGACGTTGTCCGGGGTGTTGATCGCGGTGGCGAACAGACCGATTTCCTTCACGGTGCCGGTCACACCGCCGGCGCAGATGAAATCGCCAACCTTGAAGGGCCGCAGCACGATGATGAAGCCGCCGGCCGCCAGATTGGCCAGCAGGCCAGACCAGGCCATGCCGATGGCCAGGCCGATGGCTGCGATGAGCGCCGCGAGGCTGGTGGTCTGGACGCCAAAGTAGCCGAGGATGCCGACGACCAGAAGGATGTTCAGGGTGACGGTGATGAAGGACCCGACATAGCGCAGGACCGTGGGGTCGACGCTCTGTCGCGCCAGGGCTTTCTCGACCATGCCGACGGCGAAGCTGATCAGCCAGCGACCGAGTACCCAGAAGAGAATGGCTACGAGGATCTTCACACCGAACGCGAGCGCGTACTGCGAAACCGTCGCCCACAGTGCGTTGATCTTCTCCGTACCCACATTGATGATGTTCGTATCGTCCATGGAAGCGCACCTGCGAGAGAAAGGGACCAGATGAACGCTAGCACGGCCCCAGCGGTTTGCTCGTCGCAACGCGCAGCCCAGAGCCCTGGCGGGCTCCGGGCGGTTTCCCTCAGCAGTCGCCGGGCAGCGAGCTGATCCAGCGGTTGAGCATTTCCAGGCCTTCATGGTGCACGAGCGCGCGGCCCAGCTCGGGCATCATGTCGCCCGGTTTATCGCTGCCGACACGGTAGCTGAGCACGGACTTCTCGGGGCTGCCGGGGTGGATATCCTCCAGCCGTCCGCCCGTGCCGCCACCCGCCGCCACCGGTGGTTTGCAGATGCCATAGGCAATGGAAACCGGCGTATGCGGATCGAGGTACAGACCCGATGTGCGCGCCGCGCCTTTGGGGTTGTGGCAGTGCGAGCAGTTGGCATCGAGGTAGCTGCGCGCCTGCTTTTCCAGATCCTCACCAGGGCGCGGATGCCCCCACAGGGCGTTCTGCGGAACTTGCGCCAGCGCCGGCAGACCCTTGAGGAAGCCGCGCGCCTGCCAGTGCTGCAGCTGGTTCTCGCTGCCGTCGGCGTAGGCGAAGTCCTTGTTCAGGTGACGCGCCTTGGGCCCCAACGGCGCAATGCCGGCGCCCTTCTGCTCGGCGTGGCATTCGGAGCACTGGTTGGCGTCCGGGACTATGTAGGTGAAGGCGGTCTTCTTGCCGTCCTCGGCGGTCAGCTCCAGCGCCGGGCTGTCACCGGCCACTTCCAGGCGCGCCTCGCGCTGGTCGGCGTCCCAGA includes these proteins:
- a CDS encoding PilX N-terminal domain-containing pilus assembly protein, which translates into the protein MTMRNQSQGGAVLLVSLVMLLLLTIVGLAGLRMAQLEERMAGNLRDRQVAFQGAEAALRAGELAGQEVYRRMGADIAAYDVGAEIEWSDPVADAVPPARKPAYRLKFLRALNSEGLEVGKGLSTYGVAIEVSAVGYGQRRQPSGEPVSHAKLGGIFVIR
- a CDS encoding PilW family protein produces the protein MRPSAQHGISLVELLIAMALSLVLLVGVIHVVLASKRSYQSAVALSELQEGGRFALESIGQDLRNAGFIGACSGGLVNASGSASAQYALEKSGVEGFGSGMPTPAWVPSGRVANTDALLLRYATEPALEARAIAGSTLALAAGGAASGAYYLISDQQSCLLVRNTGSATALVADRSLERFLPPATRAYPYRYLIYWIGRGVDGNPGLFVTDNSENSGVAQTSELVSGVAGLSLRYGVAAGDASVVTAYKAAREMSAGEWRTVRTVRVNLLLQSQARGVDEVPTSLVFDGRTLPLDAERRLRRAMGSTTALRNVAP
- the pilV gene encoding type IV pilus modification protein PilV; protein product: MDSRLRGKGFTLIELLVSLVILSIGLLGLAGLQNVGIAANYSSLQRSQASWLASEMAELLRANPVAARAGSYDTGFSATAGGCPSLSGSTRAQLDLSQWLGSVCEALGGTGSGSVRVVRNGDLYSAIIAVRWDDGRARRRLTDSGESWEIFTFHAGL
- a CDS encoding mechanosensitive ion channel family protein, with amino-acid sequence MDDTNIINVGTEKINALWATVSQYALAFGVKILVAILFWVLGRWLISFAVGMVEKALARQSVDPTVLRYVGSFITVTLNILLVVGILGYFGVQTTSLAALIAAIGLAIGMAWSGLLANLAAGGFIIVLRPFKVGDFICAGGVTGTVKEIGLFATAINTPDNVLTLVGNNKIFSDNIQNFTHNPFRRVDLKAQLSGAADWQAAAAVLKQRIAAVPNVLSDPPVDVEILEFNLVGPVLAVRPYCHNDAYWQVYFDTNRTIKEALGTDFPAPMPAQTVIVQQSGS
- a CDS encoding SO2930 family diheme c-type cytochrome; translation: MKPASFLLSLALAAAVAGCGQESKPRYQPDGDDYPEKLSGWGMLHLADGHLTPAAEVLPYDLNTSLFTDYAHKLRTVWMPEGQSAQYAEDRFDYPVGTVLTKTFYYPKDAQGNLLQNSQDDRDPKVGLDMSRVHLVETRVLVRQKDGWAALPYVWDADQREARLEVAGDSPALELTAEDGKKTAFTYIVPDANQCSECHAEQKGAGIAPLGPKARHLNKDFAYADGSENQLQHWQARGFLKGLPALAQVPQNALWGHPRPGEDLEKQARSYLDANCSHCHNPKGAARTSGLYLDPHTPVSIAYGICKPPVAAGGGTGGRLEDIHPGSPEKSVLSYRVGSDKPGDMMPELGRALVHHEGLEMLNRWISSLPGDC